The Burkholderiales bacterium genome has a window encoding:
- the rpsT gene encoding 30S ribosomal protein S20: protein MANTASARKRARQSETQRQHNASLRSEFRTAVKRVNQAIEAGDKTAARDVYQRAVSTIDSIADKNIIHKNKAARHKSRLSAAIKAMA from the coding sequence ATGGCCAACACCGCATCAGCCAGAAAGCGCGCCCGGCAGAGCGAAACCCAGCGTCAGCACAATGCCAGCCTGCGCTCCGAGTTCCGCACGGCCGTGAAGAGGGTCAACCAGGCGATCGAAGCCGGCGATAAAACCGCCGCGCGGGACGTATACCAGCGTGCGGTCAGCACGATCGATTCGATCGCGGACAAGAACATCATTCACAAGAACAAAGCCGCGCGACACAAGAGCCGACTCTCCGCCGCCATCAAGGCGATGGCCTGA
- a CDS encoding TlpA disulfide reductase family protein, translated as MRNRHGLLCCLTTLCAWLFAAAVHAAPALAPWGGGPAPALSLKGLDGGSHNLAAYRGKVVLINFWATWCEPCRLEMPSIQRLRDKLGAKGFAVLAVNLDEPDARVRRFVKETGLDLPIAMDPNKTVSRNWGVRYLPVSFIIGPDGRVRYRIVGDLDWDSDAVIGTISQLIAGG; from the coding sequence ATGCGCAATCGGCACGGCCTGCTGTGCTGTCTGACGACGCTGTGTGCGTGGCTGTTCGCAGCCGCGGTTCACGCTGCGCCGGCGCTCGCGCCGTGGGGCGGCGGACCGGCGCCCGCGCTGTCGCTCAAAGGGCTGGACGGAGGCTCCCACAATCTCGCCGCCTACCGCGGCAAGGTCGTGCTGATCAACTTCTGGGCGACGTGGTGCGAGCCGTGCCGACTCGAGATGCCGTCGATCCAGCGCCTGCGCGACAAGCTCGGCGCAAAGGGCTTCGCCGTGCTCGCGGTGAACCTCGACGAGCCGGACGCGCGCGTGCGCAGGTTCGTCAAGGAGACGGGGCTTGATCTGCCGATCGCCATGGATCCCAACAAAACGGTCTCGCGCAACTGGGGCGTGCGCTACCTGCCGGTGTCTTTCATCATCGGTCCCGACGGCCGCGTGCGCTATCGCATCGTGGGCGATCTCGACTGGGACAGCGACGCGGTGATCGGCACGATTTCCCAGCTCATCGCCGGGGGATAA
- the argF gene encoding ornithine carbamoyltransferase — MAVRHFLQLKDFSREEFHHLFARTRSIKERFKRYEPYRPLHDRTLAMVFEKHSTRTRVSFEAGMHQLGGSVITLMTRDTQLGRGEPIEDVARVITRMVDIVMIRTFEQAIIEQFAKHSRVPVINGLTNEYHPCQIMGDIYTFIEHRGDIRGKTVAWIGDSNNVCNTWLQAAELFDFNVHVSTPPGYEVEPERAGLYGTDHYEEFADPMEAVKGVDLITTDVWTSMGFEAENAQRKRAFEDWQVDGDMMRAAKKDALFMHCLPAHRGEEVAADVIDGPNSVVWDEAENRLHTQKALMEFLLLGKVDS; from the coding sequence ATGGCAGTCAGGCACTTTCTACAGCTCAAGGATTTCAGCCGCGAGGAGTTCCACCACCTCTTCGCGCGCACGCGCTCGATCAAGGAGCGCTTCAAGCGCTACGAGCCCTACCGTCCGCTGCACGACCGGACGCTGGCGATGGTGTTCGAAAAGCATTCGACCCGCACCCGCGTCTCGTTCGAAGCGGGCATGCACCAGCTCGGCGGCTCGGTGATCACGCTGATGACGCGCGACACCCAGCTCGGCCGCGGCGAGCCGATCGAAGACGTGGCGCGAGTCATCACGCGCATGGTCGACATCGTGATGATCCGCACCTTCGAGCAGGCGATCATCGAGCAGTTCGCGAAGCATTCGCGCGTGCCGGTGATCAACGGGCTCACGAACGAATATCACCCGTGCCAGATCATGGGCGACATCTACACGTTCATCGAGCACCGCGGCGACATCCGCGGCAAGACGGTGGCGTGGATCGGCGACTCCAACAACGTCTGCAACACCTGGCTGCAGGCCGCCGAGCTCTTCGATTTCAACGTGCACGTGTCCACCCCGCCGGGCTACGAAGTCGAGCCCGAGCGCGCGGGACTCTACGGCACCGACCACTACGAAGAATTCGCCGATCCTATGGAGGCGGTGAAGGGCGTCGACCTCATCACCACCGACGTCTGGACGAGCATGGGTTTCGAAGCCGAGAACGCGCAGAGAAAGCGCGCCTTCGAAGACTGGCAGGTCGACGGCGACATGATGCGCGCGGCGAAGAAGGACGCGCTCTTCATGCACTGCCTTCCCGCGCACCGCGGCGAGGAAGTCGCTGCCGACGTCATCGACGGTCCCAACAGCGTGGTCTGGGACGAGGCGGAGAACCGGCTGCACACGCAGAAAGCGCTGATGGAGTTCCTGCTCCTCGGCAAGGTCGACTCATGA
- a CDS encoding nitrite/sulfite reductase — translation MYIYDEIDQRMVDERVRQFADQTRRFLAGRLSEDEFRPLRLQNGLYIQRHAPMFRISVPYGILASRQLRALAHITRKYDRGYGHFSTRQNCQLNWPELKDVPEILGELAKVQMHAIQTSGNCIRNITSDHFAGIAPDEIVDPLVWCEIVRQWACFHPEFAYLPRKFKIGISGATEDRVALQVHDIGLQAVRNDAGEIGFRVLVGGGLGRTPILGAVIREFLPWQHVLTYCESILRVYNRYGRRDNKWKARIKILVKDRTPEAFGAEVEADWTAYAKDGPGTLTQREVDRVTARFTRPSYEKLEALSSAYVLALGRDKRFAAWARRNVHPHKMPGYAAVTLSLKKTGVPPGDCTSEQMDAVADMADKYSFGELRVTHEQNLLLSDVKQSDLHAIWQEAVALGLATPNLGLITNIISCPGGDFCSLANAKSIPVAEAIQRRFDDLDFVYDIGELDLNISGCMNSCGHHHIGHIGILGVDKQGAEFYQISIGGNQGNDAALGKVLGPSVSQEDVPDVVEKLIEVYLANRDSEAERFIDVARRIGLEPFKENVYGAHQGSKARGRQLAAA, via the coding sequence GTGTATATCTACGACGAAATCGATCAACGCATGGTGGACGAGCGGGTCCGGCAGTTCGCCGATCAGACCCGCCGCTTCCTCGCCGGCCGTCTCTCGGAAGACGAGTTCAGGCCCCTGAGGCTGCAAAACGGTCTCTACATTCAGCGACATGCGCCGATGTTCCGGATCTCCGTCCCCTACGGCATCCTGGCGTCGCGACAGTTGCGAGCGCTCGCTCACATCACCCGCAAGTACGACCGCGGCTACGGCCATTTCAGCACCCGTCAGAACTGCCAGCTCAACTGGCCGGAATTGAAGGACGTGCCGGAAATCCTCGGCGAGCTCGCCAAGGTGCAGATGCACGCGATCCAGACCAGCGGCAACTGCATCCGCAACATCACCAGCGATCACTTCGCGGGGATCGCCCCGGACGAGATCGTCGATCCGCTGGTGTGGTGCGAGATCGTGCGCCAGTGGGCGTGCTTCCATCCCGAGTTCGCGTACCTCCCGCGCAAGTTCAAGATCGGCATCTCCGGCGCGACCGAGGACCGTGTCGCGCTGCAGGTGCACGACATCGGCCTGCAGGCGGTGCGCAACGACGCGGGCGAGATCGGCTTCAGGGTGCTCGTCGGCGGCGGCCTGGGCCGCACGCCGATCCTCGGCGCGGTGATCCGCGAGTTCCTGCCGTGGCAGCACGTGCTCACCTATTGCGAATCCATTCTGCGCGTCTACAACCGCTACGGCCGCCGCGACAACAAGTGGAAGGCGCGCATCAAGATCCTCGTGAAGGACCGCACGCCCGAGGCTTTCGGCGCCGAAGTGGAAGCCGACTGGACGGCCTACGCCAAGGACGGCCCCGGCACCCTCACGCAGCGCGAGGTCGACCGCGTGACCGCGCGCTTCACGCGTCCTTCGTACGAGAAGCTCGAAGCGCTGTCGAGCGCGTACGTGCTCGCGCTCGGCCGCGACAAGCGCTTCGCCGCGTGGGCGCGCCGCAACGTGCATCCGCACAAGATGCCGGGCTACGCCGCGGTGACGCTGTCGCTCAAGAAGACCGGCGTGCCGCCGGGCGACTGCACGTCCGAGCAGATGGACGCCGTGGCCGACATGGCCGACAAGTACAGCTTCGGCGAGCTGCGCGTGACGCACGAGCAGAACCTGCTCCTCTCCGACGTCAAACAGTCCGATCTCCATGCGATCTGGCAGGAAGCGGTCGCGCTCGGTCTCGCCACGCCGAACTTGGGGCTGATCACCAACATCATCTCGTGCCCCGGCGGCGATTTCTGCTCGCTCGCGAACGCGAAGTCGATCCCGGTGGCGGAAGCGATCCAGCGTCGCTTCGACGATCTCGATTTCGTCTACGACATCGGCGAGCTCGACCTCAATATCTCGGGCTGCATGAATTCGTGCGGCCATCATCACATCGGCCACATCGGCATCCTCGGCGTCGACAAGCAGGGCGCGGAGTTCTATCAGATCTCGATCGGCGGCAACCAGGGTAACGACGCTGCGCTCGGCAAGGTGCTCGGGCCTTCGGTGTCCCAGGAGGACGTGCCCGACGTCGTCGAGAAGCTGATCGAGGTCTATCTCGCGAACCGCGACAGCGAAGCCGAGCGCTTCATCGACGTCGCGCGCCGCATCGGATTGGAGCCTTTCAAGGAAAACGTGTATGGCGCTCATCAAGGATCGAAAGCTCGCGGCCGACAGCTGGCTGCTGCTTGA
- a CDS encoding argininosuccinate synthase gives MSEIKKVVLAYSGGLDTSVILKWLQDVYECEVVTFTADIGQGEEVEPARAKAQAAGVKQIFIDDLREEFVRDFVFPMFRANTLYEGEYLLGTSIARPLIAKRLIDIARETGADAISHGATGKGNDQVRFELGAYALMPNVKIIAPWREWDLLSREKLLDYAEKHGIPVDYKKKAGQAPYSMDANLLHISYEGGILEDPNFEPEDSMWRITVSPEKAPDKPEHVELQYQRGDIVAVNGKPMSPAEVLTELNRLGGAHGIGRLDLVENRYVGMKSRGCYETPGGTIMLKAHRAMESITVDREVLALKDDLMPRYARMIYNGYWFSPERQLLQKLIDESQNTVNGVVRLKLYKGTVMTVGRSSETDSLFDPAISTFEDDKGAYDQADAAGFIRLNALRMRIAANQKNRRA, from the coding sequence ATGAGCGAAATCAAGAAAGTCGTGCTCGCCTATTCGGGCGGGCTGGATACCTCGGTCATCCTGAAATGGCTGCAGGACGTCTACGAGTGCGAGGTCGTCACTTTCACCGCCGATATCGGCCAGGGCGAGGAAGTCGAGCCCGCGCGCGCCAAGGCGCAGGCCGCGGGCGTGAAGCAGATCTTCATCGACGACCTGCGCGAAGAGTTCGTGCGCGATTTCGTGTTCCCGATGTTCCGTGCGAACACCCTCTACGAAGGCGAGTACCTGCTCGGCACCTCGATCGCGCGCCCGCTCATCGCCAAGCGCCTCATCGACATCGCGCGCGAGACCGGCGCCGACGCCATCTCGCACGGCGCGACCGGCAAGGGCAACGATCAGGTCCGCTTCGAGCTCGGTGCGTACGCGCTCATGCCGAACGTCAAGATCATCGCGCCGTGGCGCGAATGGGACCTGCTCTCGCGCGAGAAGCTCCTCGACTACGCCGAGAAGCACGGCATCCCGGTCGACTACAAGAAAAAGGCCGGACAGGCGCCGTATTCCATGGACGCCAACCTGCTGCACATCTCGTACGAAGGCGGCATCCTCGAGGACCCGAACTTCGAGCCCGAGGACTCGATGTGGCGCATCACGGTCTCGCCCGAGAAAGCGCCGGACAAGCCCGAGCACGTCGAGCTCCAGTACCAGCGCGGCGACATCGTCGCGGTGAACGGCAAGCCGATGAGTCCGGCCGAAGTGCTGACCGAGCTCAACCGCCTCGGCGGCGCGCACGGTATCGGCCGTCTCGACCTCGTCGAGAACCGCTACGTCGGCATGAAGTCGCGCGGCTGCTACGAAACACCCGGCGGGACGATCATGCTGAAGGCGCATCGCGCCATGGAGTCGATCACGGTCGACCGCGAAGTGCTAGCGCTCAAGGACGATCTCATGCCGCGCTACGCGCGCATGATCTACAACGGCTACTGGTTCAGCCCGGAGCGTCAGCTTCTCCAGAAGCTGATCGACGAATCGCAGAACACCGTCAACGGCGTCGTGCGCCTCAAGCTCTACAAGGGCACCGTGATGACGGTCGGGCGTTCGTCGGAGACCGATTCGCTGTTCGACCCCGCGATCTCGACGTTCGAGGACGATAAAGGCGCTTACGACCAGGCCGACGCCGCGGGCTTCATCCGCCTGAACGCACTGCGGATGCGGATCGCCGCGAACCAGAAAAACCGCCGCGCGTAA
- a CDS encoding CysB family HTH-type transcriptional regulator, whose amino-acid sequence MKLQQLRYLREVVRRGLNVSEAAEALYTSQPGISKQIRMLEDELGVQILVRHGKRVVDLTEPGRIIVEIADRMLKDADSLRAVGQEFGTEDTGALTLATTPTQARYALPPVVQQFIKRHPRVRLSLREGSPEQIIELVTGGVVDIGIVTESYPEQPTLVLLPCYQWNRALIVPMDHPLLKEKPLTLEAIARYPIVTYDFAFNDDSPIRKAFDGRNLKPNVALTAVDADVIKSYVELGVGVGILAKMAYDEARDTKLRLLDAAQLFEPSTTRIAIRKNAYLRRYVYDFIELFAPHLSRSVVEKTMRGPAESYEL is encoded by the coding sequence ATGAAATTGCAGCAGCTGCGCTATCTACGCGAGGTCGTGAGGCGCGGTCTGAACGTGTCCGAAGCGGCCGAGGCGCTGTACACGTCGCAGCCCGGCATCAGCAAACAGATCCGCATGCTCGAGGACGAGCTCGGAGTGCAGATCCTGGTGCGGCACGGCAAGCGGGTTGTGGATTTGACCGAGCCCGGCCGGATCATCGTGGAGATCGCCGACCGCATGCTCAAGGACGCGGACAGCCTGCGCGCGGTCGGGCAGGAGTTCGGCACCGAGGACACCGGCGCCCTGACGCTCGCCACGACGCCGACCCAGGCCCGTTACGCGCTGCCGCCGGTGGTCCAGCAGTTCATCAAGCGCCACCCGCGCGTGCGGCTCTCGCTGCGCGAAGGCAGTCCCGAGCAGATCATCGAGCTCGTCACCGGAGGCGTCGTCGACATCGGCATCGTCACCGAGTCGTATCCCGAGCAGCCCACGCTCGTGCTGCTGCCGTGCTACCAGTGGAACCGCGCGCTGATAGTGCCGATGGACCACCCGCTGCTCAAGGAAAAGCCGCTCACGCTCGAAGCGATCGCGCGCTACCCCATCGTCACCTACGACTTCGCGTTCAACGACGACTCGCCGATCCGCAAGGCTTTCGACGGCCGCAATCTCAAGCCGAACGTCGCGCTGACGGCGGTCGACGCCGACGTGATCAAGTCGTACGTGGAGCTCGGCGTGGGCGTGGGGATATTGGCGAAGATGGCGTACGACGAGGCGCGCGACACGAAGCTGCGCCTGCTCGACGCAGCGCAGCTCTTCGAGCCGAGCACCACGCGCATCGCCATACGCAAGAATGCTTACTTACGGCGCTACGTCTACGACTTCATCGAGCTCTTCGCGCCGCATCTGTCGCGCTCGGTGGTGGAGAAGACGATGCGGGGTCCCGCCGAATCCTACGAATTGTAG
- a CDS encoding DUF934 domain-containing protein gives MALIKDRKLAADSWLLLDKGADGAVPEVPASGDVIVPLAVWKASREALIARGRVGVWLAGNDEPADIAEHLAHVSLIAVRFPSFTDGRGYSIARILRERYGWRGELRAVGDIQRDQVFYLTRCGFDALALREGEDVDTALAAFDDFSERYQTSVDQPYPLFRRREAA, from the coding sequence ATGGCGCTCATCAAGGATCGAAAGCTCGCGGCCGACAGCTGGCTGCTGCTTGATAAAGGCGCCGACGGCGCGGTTCCCGAGGTTCCCGCGAGCGGCGACGTCATCGTCCCGCTTGCCGTCTGGAAAGCTTCGCGCGAGGCGTTGATCGCGCGCGGCCGCGTCGGCGTATGGCTCGCGGGTAACGACGAGCCCGCCGACATCGCGGAGCACCTCGCGCACGTTTCGCTGATTGCCGTTCGCTTCCCGAGCTTCACCGACGGCCGTGGCTACAGCATCGCGCGCATCCTGCGCGAGCGTTACGGCTGGCGCGGCGAGCTTCGCGCGGTCGGCGACATCCAGCGCGACCAGGTCTTCTACCTCACGCGCTGCGGCTTTGACGCGCTCGCATTGCGCGAAGGCGAGGACGTCGACACCGCGCTCGCCGCGTTCGATGATTTCAGCGAGCGCTATCAGACTTCGGTCGATCAGCCCTATCCGCTGTTCCGCCGCCGCGAGGCGGCGTGA
- the murJ gene encoding murein biosynthesis integral membrane protein MurJ — protein MNLLKVLATVSGMTFVSRVLGFVRDAVIARIFGAGIATDAFFVAFRLPNLLRRLFAEGAFSQAFVPILAEYKNKRGEADTRLLVDHVSGVLAVTLFVVSAIGIVAAPVIIYVTAPGFLGDPAKYAVAVEMLRITFPYILFISLTAFAGSILNTYSRFSVPAFTPVLLNLSFIAFALWAAPYFDPPVLALAWAVFAGGVLQLGFQLPFLMKIRMLPRFRPRLDDGVRRVLRQMAPAVFGVSLGQVSLVINTIFASFLVTGSVSWLYYADRLMEFPTGMLGVALGTILLPSLSKHYATSSPEDYSKLLDWGLRITLLLAAPAAVALALLAVPLITTLFQYGAFSPADTFATRDAVIAYSVGLVALILVKVLAPAFYARQDIRTPVRIVVVTLIATQLMNAALILPLRHAGLALATSLGACLNAGALLTLLVRRGIYAPSPGWLAFGWKLALALFVMGAALWFTTGAASDWVGASAEQRVLRLCVVVAAGAGAYFATLWLIGFRLRDFHHRAAE, from the coding sequence ATGAATTTACTCAAGGTTCTGGCGACCGTCAGCGGGATGACGTTCGTGTCGCGGGTGCTGGGCTTCGTGCGCGACGCGGTCATCGCCCGGATTTTCGGCGCCGGGATCGCCACCGACGCTTTTTTCGTCGCTTTCCGCCTGCCCAACCTGCTGCGCAGACTGTTCGCCGAAGGCGCGTTCTCGCAGGCTTTCGTCCCGATTCTCGCCGAATACAAGAACAAGCGCGGTGAGGCGGATACACGGCTCCTGGTCGATCACGTCTCCGGCGTGCTCGCAGTCACGCTGTTCGTGGTGAGCGCGATCGGCATCGTGGCGGCGCCGGTGATCATCTACGTCACCGCACCCGGTTTCCTGGGCGATCCGGCGAAGTACGCCGTCGCGGTCGAGATGCTGCGCATCACGTTCCCGTACATCCTCTTCATCTCGTTGACCGCTTTCGCGGGCAGCATCCTCAATACCTACAGCCGCTTCTCGGTGCCGGCTTTCACGCCGGTGCTGCTCAACCTTTCGTTCATCGCGTTCGCGCTCTGGGCCGCTCCCTATTTCGATCCGCCGGTGCTCGCCCTGGCGTGGGCGGTATTCGCGGGCGGGGTGCTGCAGCTCGGTTTCCAGTTGCCGTTCCTGATGAAGATCCGCATGCTGCCGCGCTTCCGCCCCAGGCTCGACGACGGGGTTCGACGGGTGCTGCGGCAGATGGCGCCCGCGGTGTTCGGCGTCTCGCTCGGGCAGGTCAGCCTCGTCATCAACACGATCTTTGCGTCTTTCCTGGTGACGGGCAGCGTCTCGTGGCTCTACTACGCGGACCGCCTGATGGAATTCCCCACGGGCATGCTCGGCGTCGCGCTCGGAACGATTCTCCTGCCGAGCCTCTCGAAGCATTACGCGACGAGCTCGCCCGAAGACTATTCGAAGCTGCTCGACTGGGGCTTGAGGATCACCCTGCTGCTCGCTGCGCCGGCGGCGGTGGCGCTCGCGCTGCTGGCCGTGCCGCTGATAACGACACTCTTCCAGTACGGCGCGTTCTCCCCCGCGGACACCTTTGCCACGCGCGACGCGGTCATCGCCTACAGCGTCGGCCTCGTCGCGCTGATCCTGGTCAAGGTGCTCGCGCCGGCGTTCTATGCGAGGCAGGACATACGCACGCCGGTGCGCATCGTCGTCGTCACGCTGATCGCGACGCAACTGATGAACGCCGCGCTGATACTGCCGCTGCGCCACGCGGGGCTTGCGCTCGCGACCAGCCTCGGGGCGTGCCTCAACGCGGGCGCGCTGCTGACGCTGCTCGTGCGAAGAGGCATCTACGCGCCGTCGCCGGGATGGCTCGCTTTCGGATGGAAGCTCGCGCTGGCGCTGTTCGTCATGGGGGCGGCGCTGTGGTTCACTACAGGCGCGGCGAGCGATTGGGTCGGTGCGAGCGCGGAGCAACGTGTGCTGCGGCTGTGCGTGGTCGTGGCGGCGGGGGCCGGCGCTTATTTCGCGACGCTGTGGCTCATCGGTTTCCGGTTGCGCGACTTTCACCATCGCGCGGCCGAATAG
- a CDS encoding aspartate aminotransferase family protein — translation MSHLMNTYARLPVAFERGEGSWLWDLQGRRYLDALAGVAVCGLGHAHPRLTRALQKQVATLIHTSNIYEIDLQSKLADRLAAISGMETVFFCNSGCEANEAAIKLARLYGHKKGIEAPAIVVMEQSFHGRTMATLTATGSRKVQAGFEPLLSGFVRAPFDDLEAVRRVAAGNRSVVAVLVELVQGEGGVNVCSPEYLNGLREICDQNEWLLMLDEVQTGTGRTGKWFAYQHSGVQPDVVTLAKGLGNGVPIGTCMAAGVAATLFTAGKHGSTFGGNPLACAAGLETLAIIEEDGLMQNAVEIGDYIRGELRAHLSGIPGVKDVRGVGMMVGVELAFPCGELVTRALAAGLLINVTNDTVVRLLPPLIYTREEARMLLDMLVPLIQEYVAEQTAAGTPQAASHAA, via the coding sequence ATGTCTCACCTGATGAACACCTACGCGAGGCTCCCGGTCGCTTTCGAGCGGGGCGAGGGATCGTGGCTGTGGGATCTGCAAGGCAGACGTTACCTCGACGCGCTCGCCGGCGTCGCCGTCTGCGGCCTGGGACACGCCCACCCGCGCCTCACGCGCGCGCTGCAAAAACAGGTCGCGACGCTCATCCACACCTCCAACATCTACGAGATCGATCTCCAGTCGAAGCTCGCCGACCGCCTCGCCGCCATCTCCGGCATGGAGACGGTGTTCTTCTGCAACTCGGGGTGTGAAGCGAACGAAGCGGCGATCAAGCTCGCGCGGCTGTACGGCCACAAGAAAGGTATCGAAGCCCCCGCGATCGTCGTGATGGAGCAGTCCTTCCACGGCCGTACCATGGCGACGCTCACCGCGACCGGCAGCCGCAAGGTGCAGGCGGGGTTCGAGCCGCTGCTGTCCGGTTTCGTGCGGGCGCCGTTCGACGATCTCGAAGCGGTGCGCCGCGTCGCTGCCGGCAACCGCAGCGTCGTCGCGGTGCTCGTCGAGCTCGTCCAGGGCGAAGGCGGCGTCAACGTGTGCAGCCCCGAGTACCTGAACGGCCTGCGTGAGATCTGCGATCAGAACGAGTGGCTGCTCATGCTCGACGAAGTGCAGACCGGCACGGGTCGCACCGGGAAGTGGTTCGCGTACCAGCATTCCGGCGTGCAACCCGACGTCGTCACCCTCGCCAAAGGCCTCGGCAACGGAGTGCCCATCGGCACCTGCATGGCCGCCGGCGTGGCGGCGACGCTTTTTACGGCGGGCAAGCACGGCTCGACCTTCGGCGGCAATCCGCTCGCGTGCGCGGCCGGCCTGGAGACGCTCGCCATCATCGAGGAAGACGGTCTCATGCAGAACGCCGTCGAGATCGGCGATTACATCCGCGGCGAGCTGCGCGCCCACCTCTCCGGCATCCCCGGCGTGAAGGACGTGCGCGGCGTCGGCATGATGGTCGGCGTCGAGCTCGCATTCCCCTGCGGCGAGCTCGTCACCCGCGCGCTTGCTGCAGGGCTCTTGATCAACGTCACGAACGATACCGTCGTGCGCCTGCTGCCGCCGCTCATCTACACGCGCGAGGAAGCGCGCATGCTGCTCGACATGCTCGTTCCGCTCATCCAGGAATACGTGGCCGAGCAGACCGCGGCAGGCACGCCTCAGGCGGCTTCGCACGCGGCCTGA
- the cobA gene encoding uroporphyrinogen-III C-methyltransferase yields MNGKVYLVGAGPGAPDLLTIRAAEVLRRADIVFHDALVHPGTIALAERAERVAVGKRSGRHSAAQRFINKRLVDAARKHRMVVRLKGGDPMLFGRAHEELTALREAGIDHEVVPGVTAALAASAEIGVSLTQRGLARSVVFLTPRVGVGEKPNDWARAAAAADTAVIYMGAGEAQAIAEALIAAGVAPTMPVVVVENASLDSRRRFTFTLQNLPGIADAALTGPALILLGEVYAALEAEALAQPDVRCA; encoded by the coding sequence ATGAACGGCAAGGTCTATCTCGTCGGCGCCGGTCCCGGCGCGCCCGATCTCCTCACGATCCGCGCGGCCGAAGTCCTGCGCCGCGCCGACATCGTCTTTCACGACGCGCTCGTGCATCCCGGTACCATCGCGCTCGCCGAGCGCGCCGAGCGGGTCGCCGTGGGTAAACGCAGCGGGAGGCATTCGGCCGCGCAGCGTTTCATCAACAAGCGCCTCGTCGACGCCGCGCGCAAGCATCGGATGGTCGTGCGCCTCAAAGGCGGCGACCCGATGCTCTTCGGCCGCGCGCACGAGGAGCTCACCGCGCTGCGCGAAGCGGGCATCGATCACGAGGTCGTACCAGGCGTTACTGCGGCGCTCGCCGCGAGCGCCGAGATCGGTGTGTCGCTCACCCAGCGGGGTCTCGCTCGCAGCGTGGTGTTCCTCACGCCGCGCGTCGGCGTCGGCGAAAAGCCGAACGACTGGGCGCGCGCCGCCGCCGCGGCGGACACCGCGGTGATCTATATGGGCGCGGGCGAAGCGCAGGCGATCGCCGAAGCGCTCATTGCAGCGGGCGTCGCGCCGACGATGCCGGTCGTGGTGGTCGAGAACGCGAGCCTCGACTCGCGCCGGCGCTTCACCTTCACGCTCCAGAATCTTCCCGGGATCGCGGACGCCGCCCTCACCGGGCCGGCGCTGATCCTCCTCGGCGAGGTCTACGCAGCGCTCGAAGCCGAAGCGCTCGCGCAACCCGACGTTCGCTGCGCGTAA
- a CDS encoding bifunctional riboflavin kinase/FAD synthetase: MRVLRSVPRAASSPIALTIGNFDGVHLGHQAMLSRLRDAARERGLPPCAMTFEPHPREFFAPDQAPARLTSLREKLELLAEQGLERAYVLRFDYRLAQVPADEFVERVLVRGLGVRYLLVGDDFRFGARRSGDFTLLKSRAAELGYEVDAMTSVIVGDERASSTAVRKALEQGEITRAAQLLGRPYSISGTVVHGDALGRELGYPTANVRIAHNRPPLMGIFAVEVQRANAAPARGVASLGVRPTVKQHGEPVLEVFLLEFEGDLYGARVRVDFLHKFRDEQKFADLTALKAQITADVAETRAYFARLDAAPRARLG, from the coding sequence ATGCGTGTCCTGCGCAGCGTTCCGCGCGCTGCCTCCTCCCCCATCGCATTGACGATCGGCAACTTCGACGGCGTGCATCTCGGCCACCAGGCCATGCTGTCGCGGTTGCGCGATGCCGCGCGCGAGCGCGGCCTCCCGCCGTGCGCAATGACGTTCGAGCCGCATCCACGCGAGTTCTTCGCACCCGACCAGGCGCCGGCCCGCCTGACGAGCCTGCGCGAGAAGCTCGAGCTCCTGGCCGAGCAGGGTCTGGAGCGCGCGTACGTGCTGCGCTTCGATTACAGGCTTGCACAGGTGCCCGCGGACGAATTCGTCGAGCGCGTGCTCGTGCGGGGCCTGGGCGTTCGCTACCTCCTCGTCGGTGACGATTTCCGCTTCGGCGCGCGCCGCTCCGGCGATTTCACGCTCCTGAAGAGCCGTGCGGCCGAGCTTGGCTACGAAGTCGACGCGATGACCAGCGTCATCGTCGGCGACGAGCGCGCATCCAGCACGGCGGTCCGCAAGGCGCTGGAGCAGGGGGAGATCACGCGTGCCGCGCAACTGCTCGGCAGACCGTACAGCATCAGCGGGACGGTCGTTCACGGCGACGCGCTCGGCCGCGAGCTCGGTTACCCCACCGCCAACGTGCGCATCGCGCACAACCGTCCGCCGCTCATGGGCATCTTCGCAGTCGAAGTGCAGCGCGCGAATGCCGCGCCGGCGCGCGGTGTCGCGAGCCTCGGCGTCAGGCCGACCGTCAAGCAGCACGGCGAGCCGGTGCTCGAGGTGTTCCTCCTCGAATTCGAGGGCGACCTCTACGGCGCGCGCGTGCGCGTCGATTTCCTGCACAAGTTTCGCGACGAGCAGAAGTTCGCCGATCTCACCGCGCTCAAGGCGCAGATCACCGCCGACGTCGCGGAAACACGCGCCTATTTCGCGCGGCTCGACGCCGCGCCCCGCGCGCGGCTCGGCTGA